In the Rhinoderma darwinii isolate aRhiDar2 chromosome 13, aRhiDar2.hap1, whole genome shotgun sequence genome, one interval contains:
- the BECN1 gene encoding beclin-1 encodes METSKSSTMQVSFVCQRCSQPLKLDTSFKILDKVTMQELTAPLVSTATVKPGDTQEEDLSTEETFVENRPDGVSRRLIPPARMMSTESANSFTLIGEASDGGTMENLSRRLKVTGDLFDIMSGQTDVDHPLCEECTDTLLDQLDTQLNITENECQNYKRCLEILEKMNEDDKEKLETKLKELAEDEERLIQELEEVERNREQVTQDIEKVRQEAERLEQEEAQYQKEYSEFKRQQLELDDELKSVDNQMRYAQLQLDKLKKTNVFNATFHIWHSGQFGTINNFRLGRLPSVPVEWNEINAAWGQTVLLLHALANKMGLEFQRYRLVPFGNHSYLESLTDKSKELPLYCSGGLRFFWDNKFDHAMVAFLDCVQQFKEEVEKGDTGFCLPYRMDVEKGKIEDTGGNGGSYSIKTQFNSEEQWTKALKFMLTNLKWGLAWVSSQFYNVRSGD; translated from the exons ATGGAGACTTCTAAATCCTCCACTATGCAAGTGAGCTTTGTATGTCAACGATGCAGCCAGCCATTGAAGCTGGACACCTCCTTCAAAATCCTAGATAAAGTCACCATGCAGGAGCTGACAG CTCCACTGGTGTCCACGGCTACGGTGAAACCAGGGGACACACAAGAAGAGGATTTAAGTACTGAG GAAACATTTGTAGAAAACAGACCAGATGGAGTTTCTAGAAGACTAATCCCACCTGCCAG GATGATGTCCACAGAAAGTGCGAACAGCTTCACCCTGATAGGAGAGGCATCTGATGGAGGCACAATGGAGAACTTAAGTAGAAGACTCAAG GTGACGGGAGATCTGTTTGACATCATGTCAGGTCAGACCGATGTGGATCATCCTCTTTGTGAGGAGTGTACAGACACTCTCCTGGATCAGCTTGACACCCAGTTGAACATCACAGAGAATGAGTGCCAGAATTACAA ACGTTGCCTAGAGATCCTTGAGAAAATGAATGAAGATGACAAGGAGAAACTTGAAACCAAGCTGAAGGAGCTAGCAGAAGATGAAGAAAGGCTGATTCAGGAGTTAGAAGAAGTTGAGCGAAACCGAGAGCAGGTGACTCAAGACATTGAAAAAGTTAGACAAGAAGCCGAGAGACTAGAGCAGGAGGAGGCTCA GTACCAAAAAGAGTACAGTGAGTTCAAGCGTCAACAGTTGGAACTAGATGATGAACTGAAGAGTGTAGACAATCAGATGAGATATGCTCAGCTACAGCTTGACAAACTTAAGAAGACCAACGTCTTTAATGCCACCTTCCATATCTG GCATAGTGGACAGTTTGGTACTATCAACAATTTCCGGCTTGGTCGACTGCCCAGTGTTCCTGTTGAGTGGAATGAGATAAATGCAGCGTGGGGTCAAACCGTTTTACTCTTACATGCCCTGGCCAACAAGATGGGGCTCGAGTTTCAAAG ATATCGTTTGGTTCCATTTGGAAATCATTCATACTTGGAGTCACTCACAGACAAGTCTAAG GAGCTTCCACTCTACTGTTCAGGAGGCTTGAGGTTCTTCTGGGACAACAAGTTTGACCATGCAATGGTGGCGTTTCTAGATTGTGTACAGCAATTTAAGGAAGAAGTGGAGAAAGGGGACACTGGATTTTGTCTACCCTACAG GATGGATGTTGAGAAAGGTAAAATTGAAGACACTGGGGGCAATGGTGGCTCATATTCTATCAAGACACAATTCAACTCGGAGGAACAGTGGACCAAGGCCCTAAAATTCATGCTGACTAATCTGAAGTGGGGGCTGGCCTGGGTCTCTTCTCAGTTCTATAACGTGAGATCAGGGGATTGA